The Mycobacterium paragordonae genome includes a region encoding these proteins:
- a CDS encoding nuclear transport factor 2 family protein, with amino-acid sequence MAYDRLEFDAFWDDWLDRNRLAQDSGDWGVLADFYEPDATYGWSYSPTDHFMANGRNEIRELALGTEMVGFQGWIYPYQTVLFDDRSGQAFGLWRQLSTFTSPRGEPYEIQGLGGSWFQYSGHRSWSWQRDIFDVQMATAAMFDILRDGRSSPGLDARMDAIRAGRQPGHYGSWAEMSAPLWPVPPVLS; translated from the coding sequence ATGGCATATGACCGGCTCGAGTTCGACGCGTTCTGGGACGACTGGCTCGACAGGAACCGCCTCGCCCAGGACTCCGGCGACTGGGGGGTGCTGGCCGACTTCTACGAGCCCGACGCCACCTACGGATGGTCCTATTCACCCACCGACCATTTCATGGCCAACGGTCGCAACGAGATTCGCGAGCTGGCGCTGGGCACCGAGATGGTCGGCTTTCAGGGGTGGATATACCCTTACCAGACAGTGCTTTTCGACGACAGGTCCGGGCAGGCGTTCGGGTTGTGGCGACAGCTGTCCACGTTCACCTCGCCCCGCGGCGAGCCGTATGAGATTCAGGGCCTGGGCGGCAGCTGGTTTCAGTACAGCGGCCACCGAAGCTGGTCGTGGCAGCGCGACATCTTCGACGTGCAAATGGCCACCGCCGCCATGTTCGACATCCTGCGCGACGGCAGAAGCTCACCGGGACTGGACGCCCGGATGGACGCGATCCGCGCCGGTAGGCAGCCGGGCCACTACGGCTCCTGGGCTGAGATGAGCGCACCGCTGTGGCCGGTGCCCCCGGTGCTGTCATGA
- a CDS encoding alpha/beta fold hydrolase, protein MSEPRWIDVKGSNGDLKALTWGPADGPIALCLHGFPDTAYGWRKFAPRLAEAGWRVVAPFMRGYAPSSIPVDGSYHVGALMHDALRVRTAAGGSDRDVVIGHDWGAIAATGLAAMPDSPFARAVIMSVPPSGAFRPLGRLPDRGRLAAQLSRQLLRSWYISYFQLPFLPERSASWVVPLLWRRWSPGYHAEEDLRHVDAAIGTPESWRAALGYYRATIRNTRPPAQYAELHRYWTEPPKLATLYLHGRDDGCMTSAFARWVEPILPPGSEVSIVSHAGHFLQLEQPDKVAELVLAFIGAPGDPG, encoded by the coding sequence TTGTCTGAACCACGATGGATCGACGTGAAGGGCTCAAACGGTGACCTCAAAGCCCTGACCTGGGGCCCCGCCGACGGCCCGATTGCGTTGTGCCTGCACGGTTTTCCCGATACCGCCTACGGATGGCGCAAGTTCGCGCCGCGACTGGCCGAGGCCGGCTGGCGGGTGGTGGCGCCGTTCATGCGCGGTTACGCACCGTCCTCGATCCCGGTGGACGGCAGCTACCACGTCGGCGCCCTGATGCACGACGCGCTACGGGTCCGGACGGCCGCGGGTGGTTCCGACCGGGATGTGGTGATCGGTCACGACTGGGGTGCGATCGCCGCCACCGGATTGGCCGCCATGCCGGACAGCCCGTTCGCTAGGGCGGTGATCATGTCGGTGCCGCCGTCCGGCGCGTTCCGCCCGCTGGGCCGGCTCCCCGACCGCGGCCGGCTGGCGGCCCAGCTCTCGCGTCAGCTGCTGCGCAGCTGGTACATCAGCTACTTCCAGCTGCCGTTCCTGCCGGAGAGATCCGCCTCGTGGGTGGTCCCGCTGTTGTGGCGTCGGTGGTCGCCGGGCTATCACGCCGAGGAGGACTTGCGCCACGTCGACGCCGCGATCGGGACGCCGGAAAGCTGGCGTGCGGCGCTGGGGTATTACCGCGCCACGATCCGCAATACCCGGCCGCCGGCGCAGTACGCGGAATTGCACCGGTACTGGACCGAGCCACCGAAGCTCGCGACCCTCTACCTGCACGGTCGCGACGACGGCTGCATGACATCGGCTTTCGCGCGCTGGGTGGAACCCATCCTGCCGCCCGGCAGCGAAGTGTCCATCGTCTCGCACGCCGGTCACTTCCTGCAGCTCGAGCAGCCCGACAAGGTCGCCGAGTTGGTGCTGGCTTTCATCGGCGCACCCGGCGATCCCGGTTAG
- a CDS encoding pyruvate, phosphate dikinase, whose product MAGAASGRHSPAGTLKDAVVVLDGRSRHPRQILGNKGHGIDTMRLHNLPVPPAFCITTEVGLRYLTEPGSTIDAIWADVLDRMSWLEEQTSRTFGRGPRPLLVSVRSGATQSMPGMMDTILDLGMNDDVERALAQQGSAEFARDTRRRFTSMYRRIVGAESDPSDDPYTQLRTGIEAVFASWNSPRALAYRDHYNLDERQGTAVVVQAMVFGNQAAKSGAGVLSSRNPITGANEPFGEWLPGGQGDDVVSGLVDVEPITALRDEQPAVFDELMDAARSLERLNSDVQEIEFTVEDGKLWLLQTRGAERSAQAAARLALQLRHEGLIDDLETLRRVTPADVEAVLQPSLQPETRFSAPLLAKGLPACPGVVTGTAYTDVDEALDAADRGEPVILVRDHTRPEDVLGMLAAQGIVTEVGGPASHAAVVSRELGRVAVVGCGQGVAAALAGRQITVDGYEGEVRQGILSLAAWSEDDTPELRELAEIALRVSPLRAHAGGEHPRLDTSSDEALRAAMAAGHTDVVSATPLITMLNAIRVQAGE is encoded by the coding sequence TTGGCTGGTGCCGCATCCGGCCGGCACTCCCCCGCGGGCACGTTGAAAGACGCGGTGGTGGTGCTGGACGGCCGTTCGCGTCACCCGCGGCAGATCCTCGGCAACAAGGGCCACGGCATCGACACCATGCGTCTACATAATCTGCCGGTACCGCCCGCCTTCTGTATCACCACCGAAGTGGGCCTGCGGTATCTGACCGAACCGGGGTCCACCATCGACGCGATCTGGGCGGATGTGCTCGACCGGATGAGCTGGCTGGAAGAGCAAACCTCGCGGACCTTCGGACGAGGACCGCGTCCGCTTCTGGTCAGCGTGCGGTCGGGTGCCACGCAATCGATGCCGGGCATGATGGACACGATCCTGGACCTGGGCATGAACGACGACGTCGAGCGGGCCCTGGCGCAGCAGGGCTCCGCCGAGTTCGCCCGCGACACCCGCCGCCGGTTCACCTCTATGTACCGCCGCATCGTAGGAGCCGAATCGGACCCGTCCGACGACCCGTATACGCAGTTACGGACCGGCATCGAAGCAGTGTTCGCGTCCTGGAACTCCCCGCGCGCGCTGGCCTACCGCGATCACTACAACCTCGACGAGCGGCAGGGCACCGCGGTGGTGGTGCAGGCAATGGTGTTCGGCAACCAGGCGGCCAAGTCGGGCGCCGGCGTGCTCTCGTCGCGCAACCCGATCACCGGAGCCAACGAACCCTTCGGCGAATGGCTGCCGGGCGGGCAGGGCGACGACGTGGTTTCCGGCCTGGTCGACGTCGAACCGATCACCGCGCTGCGCGACGAGCAGCCCGCCGTCTTCGACGAGCTGATGGACGCCGCCCGCAGCCTCGAGCGGCTCAATTCCGACGTCCAGGAGATCGAGTTCACCGTCGAAGACGGCAAACTGTGGCTGCTGCAAACCCGCGGGGCCGAACGGTCGGCGCAGGCCGCGGCGCGGCTGGCACTGCAGCTGCGCCACGAAGGGCTGATCGACGACCTCGAGACGCTGCGCCGGGTCACCCCCGCCGACGTCGAGGCGGTGCTGCAACCGTCGCTGCAACCCGAAACCCGTTTCAGCGCACCACTTCTGGCCAAGGGCCTGCCCGCCTGCCCGGGTGTGGTGACGGGCACCGCCTACACCGACGTCGACGAGGCCCTCGACGCCGCCGACCGCGGTGAGCCGGTCATCCTGGTCCGTGATCACACCCGCCCCGAAGATGTGCTGGGCATGCTGGCCGCACAGGGCATCGTCACCGAGGTCGGCGGGCCCGCCAGCCACGCGGCCGTCGTCAGCCGCGAACTCGGGCGCGTCGCGGTGGTGGGTTGCGGGCAAGGTGTCGCCGCCGCGCTGGCGGGCCGGCAGATCACCGTCGACGGCTACGAAGGCGAAGTGCGCCAAGGGATTCTGAGCCTGGCTGCATGGTCGGAAGACGACACGCCGGAGCTGCGCGAGCTGGCCGAGATCGCGCTGCGGGTGAGCCCGCTGCGTGCGCACGCCGGCGGCGAGCATCCGCGACTGGACACGTCTTCCGATGAGGCGTTGCGGGCGGCCATGGCCGCCGGACACACCGACGTGGTGTCGGCGACGCCACTGATCACCATGCTCAACGCCATCCGCGTACAGGCCGGCGAATGA
- a CDS encoding SDR family NAD(P)-dependent oxidoreductase: protein MGLLDGKVAVVTGTSRGVGVGIAHELLRAGATVIGCSRSPLDGLPGADAEPEWARRSAQMVCDQGDYTAIDTFVQRVVDDFGRIDILVNNAGGTVPAPHAEDIPQLVQRLQGTPRSDDDFERTALFHAFAVQMNLISPLWFAIRVYRQMKTQDGTGCIVNISSGAGHPAGAPTLVSYGAAKSGLNHLTRSLAEEWGPKVRVNCVALGPTITENFRAFVLPKDDPTGAEYFQKVPMKRGGEPAEVGRTVVFLASGTVDFINGTTIEIDGGMLPGVLYDAGLKTITDLM from the coding sequence GTGGGGTTGCTGGACGGCAAAGTCGCCGTCGTCACCGGGACCAGTCGCGGCGTCGGCGTGGGTATCGCACACGAGTTGCTGCGGGCGGGTGCCACCGTCATCGGGTGCTCGCGCTCTCCACTGGACGGGCTGCCCGGCGCGGACGCAGAACCGGAGTGGGCCCGCCGCTCTGCCCAAATGGTCTGCGACCAAGGTGATTACACCGCGATCGACACCTTCGTGCAGCGGGTCGTAGACGACTTCGGCCGCATCGACATCCTGGTCAACAACGCCGGTGGCACCGTGCCGGCCCCACACGCCGAAGACATTCCCCAACTGGTGCAACGACTTCAGGGCACCCCGCGCAGCGACGACGACTTCGAACGCACCGCGTTGTTCCACGCCTTCGCGGTGCAGATGAACCTGATCAGCCCGCTGTGGTTCGCCATTCGGGTCTATCGGCAGATGAAAACCCAGGACGGCACCGGGTGCATCGTCAACATCTCCAGCGGCGCCGGCCACCCGGCCGGTGCCCCCACGCTGGTGTCCTACGGCGCGGCCAAGTCCGGGCTCAATCACCTGACCCGATCACTGGCCGAGGAATGGGGACCCAAGGTCCGGGTCAACTGCGTGGCACTCGGCCCCACCATCACCGAGAACTTTCGCGCCTTCGTGCTGCCCAAGGACGATCCGACCGGCGCCGAATATTTCCAGAAGGTCCCGATGAAGCGGGGCGGCGAGCCCGCCGAAGTGGGCCGAACGGTCGTCTTCTTGGCCTCGGGCACAGTCGATTTCATCAACGGCACCACCATCGAGATCGACGGGGGCATGTTACCAGGGGTGCTCTACGACGCGGGATTGAAGACCATCACCGACCTGATGTGA
- a CDS encoding PE family protein, which translates to MSYLVVGPQLLAAAAADLDSIGSALSAANAAAAVPTTTLLVAAQDEVSAALVTLFAGHGQAYQAVSAQATAFHEQFIQTLTTGGAMYAAAEAANASPLQTLLDGINGQVQAATGRPLIGNGTSGAPGTGQNGTPGGWLIGNGGAGGSGKAGTDGGAGGAGGVAGFLGSGGAGGAGGTATTGTGGAGGRGGAAGMIGAGGAGGAGGNSVAGAGGNGGAGGSAGMLFGAAGIGGAGGSTQSLTALGGTGGAGGDGGMFSSGGAGGVGGFSFGDGGAGGAGGAGGMFGPGGTGGTGGTSIGTAGGAGGAGGAGGMFGAGGTGGSGGHGATAGGAGGAGGNAGMFGFGAGGAGGIGGEGVTPGGTGGAGGAGGTAGMLFGDGGAGGAGGFGATNGGKGGAGGNAGMLNGSGGAGGTGGQGGTTNGGAGGAGGAPGMIGNGGNGGSGGAGGTGAAGKGGTGGAGGGSGTGMIGDGGNGGNGGTGTTPGKAGAGGIGGQLLGLDGFNAPAPANPTHAMQQQALNSINAPVQAITGRPLIGNGGNGIAGTGAAGGDGGWLFGNGGIGGSGAAGATGSPGGSGGRGGILFGSGGSGGAGGPGVTTGGAGGAGGSAFLIGSGGSGGAGGTAVAPAGTPGPFTGGAGGRGGDAGVLFGAAGTGAAGGGPGTGGAGGAGGTGGLFANGGVGGYGGFAGLGGAGGAGGAGGLFSGGGDGGTGGFGTTTGGTGGSGGGGGLLGAGGTGGAGGYSLSIGGTGGQGGNAGMLAAGPSGGAGGSGGGANNGTGGTGGTGGNGGVLFGSGGAGGDGGGGLFASHGGAGGAGGNAGLLNGSGGAGGAGGAGGPNPNTIGGLGGAGGKAGLTGNGGDGGAGGAASGAGGGGGNGGNAVLIGNGGNGGNGGTGTPAGGAGTGGKGGLLLGQDGNIQSA; encoded by the coding sequence ATGTCGTACCTGGTAGTGGGTCCGCAACTACTCGCGGCGGCCGCGGCGGACCTGGACAGCATCGGATCGGCACTGAGCGCGGCCAACGCTGCGGCGGCGGTTCCGACCACCACCCTGCTCGTAGCCGCGCAGGACGAGGTGTCGGCGGCACTGGTGACGCTGTTCGCCGGACACGGCCAGGCCTATCAGGCCGTCAGCGCTCAGGCGACGGCGTTCCATGAGCAGTTCATCCAGACGCTGACCACCGGCGGTGCGATGTATGCCGCCGCCGAGGCGGCGAACGCCTCCCCGCTGCAGACGCTGCTTGACGGGATCAACGGTCAGGTCCAGGCCGCGACCGGTCGCCCGCTGATCGGCAACGGCACCAGTGGCGCGCCGGGGACCGGGCAGAACGGGACGCCCGGAGGCTGGCTGATCGGCAACGGCGGAGCCGGCGGTTCGGGCAAAGCCGGTACCGACGGCGGGGCCGGCGGAGCCGGCGGGGTCGCAGGGTTCCTCGGTAGCGGCGGCGCGGGCGGCGCCGGCGGTACCGCCACCACCGGAACCGGTGGAGCAGGTGGCCGCGGCGGGGCGGCCGGGATGATCGGCGCCGGTGGCGCCGGCGGGGCCGGCGGAAACTCGGTCGCCGGCGCGGGCGGGAACGGCGGGGCCGGCGGTAGCGCCGGCATGCTCTTCGGAGCCGCCGGAATCGGGGGCGCCGGCGGATCCACCCAAAGCCTGACCGCGCTCGGCGGAACCGGCGGCGCCGGCGGCGACGGCGGGATGTTCTCCAGCGGCGGAGCCGGCGGGGTCGGCGGCTTCAGCTTCGGTGACGGTGGCGCCGGAGGGGCCGGCGGCGCCGGCGGCATGTTCGGGCCGGGCGGCACTGGCGGCACCGGTGGCACCAGCATCGGTACCGCCGGCGGTGCTGGGGGCGCCGGCGGGGCCGGCGGCATGTTCGGGGCCGGCGGCACGGGTGGCTCCGGCGGCCACGGCGCGACCGCCGGCGGCGCTGGCGGGGCCGGCGGCAACGCGGGCATGTTCGGCTTCGGCGCCGGTGGCGCGGGCGGTATCGGCGGAGAGGGCGTCACCCCGGGCGGAACCGGCGGGGCGGGTGGCGCCGGGGGCACTGCGGGGATGCTCTTCGGCGACGGCGGGGCCGGCGGTGCCGGGGGGTTCGGCGCGACGAACGGCGGCAAGGGAGGGGCCGGCGGCAACGCCGGCATGCTCAACGGCTCCGGCGGAGCGGGGGGCACCGGCGGCCAGGGTGGAACCACCAACGGCGGGGCCGGCGGTGCCGGCGGCGCGCCCGGCATGATCGGCAACGGCGGTAACGGCGGCAGCGGCGGCGCCGGCGGCACAGGAGCCGCCGGAAAGGGTGGCACCGGTGGGGCCGGCGGCGGGTCCGGTACCGGCATGATCGGTGACGGCGGCAACGGCGGCAACGGCGGCACCGGCACCACTCCGGGCAAGGCCGGCGCCGGCGGCATCGGCGGCCAGTTGTTGGGTCTCGACGGTTTCAACGCCCCCGCCCCCGCCAACCCGACGCATGCCATGCAGCAACAGGCCCTCAACAGCATCAACGCACCCGTTCAGGCCATCACCGGACGCCCGCTGATCGGCAACGGCGGCAACGGGATTGCGGGCACCGGAGCGGCCGGCGGAGACGGGGGTTGGCTGTTCGGTAACGGGGGAATCGGCGGTTCCGGGGCGGCCGGTGCCACGGGTAGCCCCGGCGGCAGCGGCGGCCGCGGCGGAATCCTGTTCGGCTCTGGCGGGTCGGGCGGCGCCGGCGGACCCGGTGTCACGACCGGCGGTGCGGGCGGCGCCGGCGGCTCGGCGTTCCTGATCGGATCCGGCGGCAGTGGCGGTGCCGGGGGGACGGCGGTGGCCCCGGCCGGAACACCCGGCCCGTTCACCGGCGGCGCGGGCGGGCGCGGCGGCGATGCGGGCGTCCTGTTCGGCGCCGCCGGAACCGGCGCGGCCGGCGGCGGCCCCGGTACCGGTGGGGCCGGCGGCGCCGGCGGCACCGGCGGGTTGTTCGCCAACGGCGGAGTCGGCGGGTACGGCGGGTTCGCCGGGCTCGGGGGCGCCGGCGGGGCGGGCGGCGCCGGCGGGCTGTTCTCCGGCGGCGGAGACGGCGGGACCGGCGGATTCGGCACCACCACGGGCGGGACGGGAGGTTCCGGCGGCGGTGGCGGGCTGTTAGGTGCCGGCGGCACCGGCGGCGCCGGCGGATACAGCCTTTCCATCGGCGGAACCGGTGGGCAAGGCGGCAATGCCGGAATGCTGGCCGCCGGTCCGTCGGGCGGTGCGGGCGGCAGCGGCGGGGGCGCCAACAACGGCACCGGCGGCACCGGCGGGACCGGCGGCAACGGTGGTGTGCTGTTCGGTTCCGGCGGGGCCGGTGGCGACGGTGGCGGCGGACTTTTCGCCTCTCATGGCGGCGCCGGGGGCGCCGGCGGCAACGCCGGTCTGCTCAACGGCTCCGGGGGCGCCGGGGGCGCCGGTGGTGCGGGTGGCCCGAACCCGAACACCATCGGCGGCCTCGGCGGGGCCGGCGGCAAGGCTGGGCTCACTGGCAACGGTGGTGATGGTGGCGCCGGTGGGGCAGCGTCCGGAGCGGGCGGCGGCGGCGGTAACGGCGGCAATGCCGTGCTGATCGGCAACGGCGGCAACGGCGGCAACGGCGGAACCGGCACCCCGGCGGGTGGCGCCGGCACCGGCGGCAAAGGCGGATTGCTGCTCGGTCAGGACGGCAACATCCAGTCGGCCTGA
- a CDS encoding WS/DGAT domain-containing protein yields the protein MAAVDAQFYWMSAKIPNDEFLLYAFGGEPADPDGAVAHVLRRARGCPELRLVVQDGSRLSYPRWVPAPIEPGRATRHDLSDDSWPGCLDAVVRLADDQLDIREKPWQLHLFTPVQDIPGVRGAGTVAVLQVAHALADGARASAMAAWLFGRGEPVPAVRPRAGFLPWRGVIAARAHRRFVRDTENGLLAPGLGSRPLLPTNTEPAGPRVMRTLVRRRGQLRGPTVTVAALSAISTALSDLLGPSATALAAEVPMAKPGAPLGFNHFGNVVVGLYPELGYEARVQRIAADLANGRRRLEHPATPASDAAFATVPAALLRWGVNQFDADVRPEQVSGNTVVSSVHRGAADLSFGGVPVVLTAGYPGLSPVMGLTHGVHGIGDTVAISVHAASSALPDVENYLRLLDAAL from the coding sequence ATGGCCGCCGTCGACGCGCAGTTCTACTGGATGTCGGCCAAGATCCCCAACGACGAGTTCCTGCTGTACGCGTTCGGCGGCGAACCTGCCGACCCGGACGGGGCCGTGGCGCACGTGCTGCGCCGTGCCCGCGGTTGCCCCGAGTTGCGGCTGGTCGTCCAGGACGGCAGCCGACTGAGCTATCCGCGCTGGGTGCCTGCGCCGATCGAACCGGGTCGGGCCACCCGGCACGACCTGTCCGATGACAGTTGGCCGGGCTGCCTGGACGCCGTGGTCCGGTTAGCGGACGATCAGCTGGACATTCGCGAGAAACCCTGGCAATTACACCTTTTCACGCCCGTGCAGGACATCCCGGGAGTCCGGGGCGCAGGTACCGTCGCAGTGTTGCAGGTCGCGCACGCGCTGGCCGACGGCGCTCGGGCGTCGGCCATGGCGGCGTGGCTGTTCGGCCGGGGGGAGCCCGTTCCGGCCGTGCGGCCGCGGGCGGGTTTCCTTCCGTGGCGGGGCGTGATTGCGGCGCGGGCGCACCGCAGGTTCGTCCGTGACACCGAGAACGGATTGCTGGCGCCGGGACTGGGGTCGCGGCCGTTGTTGCCCACCAATACCGAACCGGCGGGCCCGCGGGTGATGCGCACACTGGTGCGCCGCCGCGGACAACTGCGGGGCCCGACGGTCACCGTCGCGGCGCTGTCGGCGATCTCGACTGCGCTGTCGGATCTGCTCGGCCCGTCCGCGACCGCGCTGGCGGCCGAGGTACCCATGGCCAAGCCCGGTGCACCGTTGGGCTTCAACCACTTCGGGAACGTCGTGGTGGGCCTGTACCCTGAACTCGGCTACGAAGCCAGGGTGCAACGCATCGCCGCCGACCTGGCCAACGGCCGCCGCCGTTTGGAGCATCCGGCCACGCCGGCCTCCGATGCGGCCTTCGCGACGGTGCCTGCTGCGTTGTTACGTTGGGGCGTAAACCAATTCGATGCGGATGTGCGGCCGGAACAGGTATCGGGAAACACGGTGGTGTCCAGCGTGCACCGCGGGGCCGCCGATCTCAGCTTCGGCGGTGTGCCGGTGGTGCTGACGGCCGGCTATCCGGGCCTGTCGCCGGTGATGGGCCTGACGCACGGTGTGCACGGCATCGGCGACACGGTCGCGATCAGCGTGCACGCGGCGTCATCGGCGCTGCCCGACGTGGAGAATTATCTGCGACTACTGGACGCTGCCCTGTAA
- a CDS encoding TetR/AcrR family transcriptional regulator has product MTEMTSTTRARRWGKTDATQRRILDAATQVFATKGFTAATIAEVVSSSGASIGSIYHHFGGKSELFLAIFEQMADAVERRIQAAVGGLGASAPDRRRVFLLHVRAYLAGMWENRHAARVLSSGDTPAGFEITRRKRLAAVLHNWMEVLELDTSPRNQLMVRVLIATVAESTLMVIGCDDPAEIPPIIDATIEWIDQITR; this is encoded by the coding sequence ATGACGGAAATGACTTCTACGACAAGGGCCCGGCGCTGGGGCAAGACTGATGCAACCCAGCGCCGCATCCTGGACGCGGCGACCCAGGTGTTCGCCACCAAGGGCTTCACCGCGGCAACGATCGCCGAAGTGGTCTCCAGCTCCGGAGCCAGCATCGGCAGCATCTACCACCACTTCGGCGGTAAGAGCGAGCTTTTTCTGGCGATCTTCGAGCAGATGGCCGACGCCGTCGAACGACGCATTCAGGCGGCCGTGGGCGGACTCGGCGCCTCGGCTCCCGACCGGCGGCGCGTCTTCCTGCTCCATGTGCGGGCGTACCTGGCAGGGATGTGGGAGAACCGTCACGCCGCCCGGGTGCTGTCGTCCGGCGATACGCCTGCCGGCTTCGAGATCACCCGCCGCAAACGCCTGGCCGCGGTCCTGCACAACTGGATGGAAGTGCTGGAGCTGGACACCTCCCCCCGCAACCAGTTGATGGTCCGCGTTCTCATCGCGACGGTCGCCGAATCGACGCTGATGGTCATCGGCTGCGACGATCCGGCCGAGATTCCGCCGATCATCGACGCCACGATCGAATGGATCGACCAGATCACCCGGTGA
- a CDS encoding PPE family protein gives MMFAALPPEINSDRMYTGPGPGSMLAAATAWEQLAADLESTAISFQAVITGLIGGPWLKAGASTMAAAAMPYLVWRNASAGQAAQTSGQARAPESRLELSTLRILPEAVG, from the coding sequence ATGATGTTCGCCGCCTTACCACCGGAGATCAACTCCGATCGTATGTACACCGGGCCGGGTCCCGGGTCGATGCTGGCCGCCGCGACGGCCTGGGAGCAGCTGGCTGCTGACCTCGAATCCACCGCGATCTCGTTTCAAGCTGTGATCACCGGCCTGATCGGCGGGCCGTGGCTGAAAGCAGGTGCGTCGACCATGGCCGCCGCCGCCATGCCCTACCTGGTGTGGCGCAATGCCAGCGCCGGCCAGGCCGCCCAAACCTCCGGCCAGGCCCGAGCGCCGGAATCCCGGCTCGAACTTTCCACCCTGCGAATCCTCCCGGAGGCGGTCGGTTGA
- a CDS encoding DoxX family protein has protein sequence MTPYDVALLILRLVLGLTLAAHGLNKFFGGGRIPGTARWFESIGMKPGKFHATVAATTETAAGLGLAAGLLTPIPAAGFVSLMLVAAWTVHRANGFFIVKEGWEYNLVLAVTAVVIATLGAGKLSLDHLIFGKNWFDGWQGLAISVGLGLAGAVGQLLIFYRPPAKQAG, from the coding sequence ATGACTCCCTATGACGTCGCGTTGCTGATCCTGCGGCTGGTGCTGGGTCTGACCCTGGCCGCGCACGGGTTGAACAAGTTCTTCGGTGGTGGGCGGATACCGGGTACCGCGCGCTGGTTCGAGAGCATCGGGATGAAGCCGGGCAAATTCCACGCCACGGTTGCCGCCACCACCGAGACGGCGGCCGGGCTGGGGCTGGCGGCCGGGTTGCTGACGCCGATCCCCGCGGCCGGATTCGTCTCGCTGATGCTGGTTGCGGCCTGGACGGTGCATCGGGCCAACGGTTTCTTCATCGTGAAGGAGGGCTGGGAGTACAACCTGGTGCTGGCGGTCACCGCCGTGGTCATCGCAACCCTGGGCGCCGGGAAGCTCAGCCTGGATCACCTGATCTTCGGCAAGAACTGGTTCGACGGCTGGCAGGGGCTGGCTATCTCCGTGGGCCTGGGCCTGGCCGGGGCTGTCGGCCAGTTGTTGATCTTCTATCGGCCGCCGGCAAAGCAAGCCGGTTAA
- a CDS encoding winged helix DNA-binding protein produces the protein MMDLQVLQAVRLKGRVSPADLARTLDADDAETETAVRRLVDAGLLIEGATVRITPDGRARLAELLTAERQGVDGVAIDAAYHQFRSVNADFKALVTDWQLRDDQPNDHRDAEYDAAVLARLDEVHRRVTPIIAAVTAQLPRLRGYPAKLAVALDKVKAGEIAWLTRPLIDSYHTVWFELHEELILAAGLTREQAARSGDAQ, from the coding sequence ATGATGGATCTGCAAGTGCTGCAAGCTGTCCGGCTGAAAGGCCGGGTGAGCCCCGCCGACCTCGCCAGGACTCTGGACGCCGATGACGCCGAGACCGAGACGGCGGTGCGCCGCCTCGTCGACGCCGGTCTGCTGATCGAGGGCGCCACCGTGCGGATCACCCCCGACGGGCGCGCCCGCCTCGCCGAATTGCTGACCGCGGAGCGCCAGGGCGTGGATGGCGTGGCGATAGACGCCGCTTACCACCAATTCCGTTCAGTGAACGCCGATTTCAAGGCGCTGGTCACCGACTGGCAACTCCGGGACGACCAGCCCAACGATCACCGGGACGCCGAATACGACGCCGCGGTACTGGCCCGCCTCGACGAGGTGCACCGGCGGGTGACGCCGATCATCGCGGCGGTCACCGCGCAGCTGCCACGCCTGCGCGGCTACCCGGCGAAATTGGCCGTGGCGCTGGACAAAGTGAAGGCCGGCGAGATCGCCTGGCTGACAAGGCCACTCATCGACTCCTACCACACCGTCTGGTTCGAGCTGCATGAAGAGCTGATCCTGGCCGCCGGGCTGACCCGGGAGCAGGCGGCCAGATCCGGTGACGCGCAGTGA
- a CDS encoding VOC family protein, whose translation MPSITPSLWFDNNLEDAAEFYTSVFPNSKIEQLNRTTEAGPGEPGTVLSGSFVLDGTRFIGINGGPAFSFSEAVSFTVHCKDQDEVDYYWDRLTRDGGEESQCGWLKDRFGVSWQIVPNRLYELVADPDPARATAATKAMHEMRKIIVSDLERAVAGR comes from the coding sequence ATGCCATCGATCACGCCCTCACTGTGGTTCGACAACAACCTGGAGGACGCGGCCGAGTTCTACACCTCGGTGTTCCCCAATTCGAAGATCGAGCAGCTCAACCGGACCACCGAGGCGGGGCCGGGTGAGCCCGGGACGGTGCTCAGCGGCTCCTTCGTGTTGGACGGCACCCGGTTCATCGGCATCAACGGCGGTCCGGCGTTCAGCTTCAGCGAGGCGGTTTCCTTCACGGTTCACTGCAAAGACCAGGACGAGGTCGACTACTACTGGGACCGGTTGACCCGGGACGGCGGCGAGGAATCCCAATGTGGCTGGCTCAAGGACCGGTTCGGGGTGAGCTGGCAGATCGTCCCGAACCGGCTTTATGAATTGGTGGCCGATCCCGACCCGGCCCGCGCCACCGCCGCGACCAAGGCGATGCACGAGATGCGCAAAATCATCGTCTCCGACCTGGAGCGGGCCGTCGCGGGCCGGTAG